In Candidatus Zixiibacteriota bacterium, one DNA window encodes the following:
- a CDS encoding tyrosine-type recombinase/integrase — MPILRQLSLRKRYSPSASATPRSHTAEYHLTKSQLRRLLDATPSVRDRTIMALMAGTGMRRAEVVSLDIQDLRLGENLLVVRSGKGGKCRLIPLTPALADLLQSCLDGRPAGPVFLSRFKGPLCSRQLNRIVENAGRRAGIVHPDPRKTRLTCHLFRHTFARLWKDAGGSIETLSSILGHSSQATTLDLYGREGLSDVKANYARTMKKIGI; from the coding sequence ATGCCAATCCTACGTCAGCTTTCTCTAAGAAAGCGATATTCACCCTCCGCTTCGGCAACCCCGAGGAGCCACACCGCCGAATACCACCTGACCAAATCACAATTGCGCAGGCTTCTGGACGCGACCCCTTCGGTGCGTGACCGGACGATTATGGCGCTTATGGCCGGAACCGGCATGCGCCGGGCGGAGGTTGTTTCGCTCGACATCCAGGATCTCAGGCTCGGCGAAAATCTCCTGGTGGTGCGTTCCGGCAAGGGCGGAAAGTGCCGTCTCATTCCGCTCACACCGGCACTGGCGGACTTGCTTCAAAGCTGTCTGGACGGTCGCCCCGCTGGGCCAGTGTTTCTGAGCAGATTCAAGGGCCCGCTCTGCAGCAGGCAGCTGAACCGTATCGTGGAAAACGCGGGAAGGCGGGCGGGTATCGTCCATCCGGATCCCCGCAAGACACGGCTCACCTGCCATCTGTTCCGTCACACCTTTGCCCGATTGTGGAAAGACGCCGGGGGAAGCATCGAGACCCTGTCCTCGATACTGGGGCATTCGAGCCAGGCCACCACCCTCGACCTCTACGGCCGGGAAGGGTTGTCCGACGTGAAAGCCAATTACGCCAGAACTATGAAAAAAATCGGCATATAG